The genomic DNA TACTTCTATTAGAAACTATATCGTATTAATTTCATATGTTTGAATAACATTATTACCGTATTATTAATTCAAAAGTGTGGGTGATGCACGTAGTCTTTCTTCTAAAAATCATAGAAAGGTTCAATCTTCTCCATCCATTTGGCACGATTTTTCTGATTGAAAATAATATCCGGTAAGAGAAATTTTTTGGTGTATCCAAAACACGGACTCATCTATCAAAtatcataatacaattagttaaaacttttatttttaatttttgaaccaattatattattatatttatacTGAACTGTTGCTGACATACTGAAAATTTCTTATGTGGGAAATGACAATAAAAATAATTGTAAAACATTACATAAACAGGGAGAGCGCTCTAAAGTTTACAGCTTTTCGATATACAAATTTATAAGCTCTCGTTATCCGGGTGAGTAGCTCGTGTGGGGTTTTTGCCTTTGGGGAAGTTGGGGAAAGTTTGAAGAGTCTCTGTGGAGACTGCTTTTTCTAACTGCtgcttttttctctttttgagtctttggcTTCTCAAACAGCAATATAAAATCATGGGTTGGATGATGATTCCCTGTTCTGGTAATTCTAACTGTAAAGCAAAAAccaagaagaaaaggaagaacaagaTTGAGTTGCAGGATAAGCCACTTGATCAGATCAAACCCACTTCAGGTACTTACTGGTTTATCTAAATTTACCTCAAACTGTGCTGCTGGTGATTAACAGATGAATTTACTGGCTTGGTAATTGTTTTTATCCATCTgggtttcttttaaattttgcaGAAGATTAGATATTTCATGTGAAGTATTATTTTGTTCAGTTTTTAGTATGCAGATTAGTGCCTTCGAGtagaatttttcaaattttgagatAACTTTGGGATTGAATTTGTTAGGGTATGAACTGTTGTTGTAGTTAAATATGAATTATGATGGCACATCATACAATGCACTGGTAAAGAAGGAATCTTTGTAGCATTGTTATTGCTGTTTTCTTGTCAGAAATGCAGTTTATACTCCTGATATTGCGTATAGCCATGAACAATACTTAGCTCCTCAAAGATGAGTAAGAACTCGTACTTATaactcttagtgttttaatcatAGAGCTTTAtgcttatgatcagaaccgttcatactaTAAATCACACTCTAAAGATtatctctgcaaaaaataaattaaaactaaggtcgtttagtcaatctattgtagcaaatacgtagacggttcgtaatgcttttaccaatactgttcatttgtttttaaatagtttgatgactaaacaaccttagttttaattgattttttgcagagataATCTTTataaagtgatttataatatgaacggttttgattatagacacgaagttctataaattgacaacaaacaatttaggaaaattttgagtatgagttcctactcatctttgagtagccaagtattgttctaTAGCCATGTAGGATTGTTTTCAGTTAGCTTGGCATCATCCGTAAAATCGTGCTCAGTCTTTGTTACAATTTAGTTGCTTTATTTATGAGAAGTTTATAGGTTGGTTATTTTCTCCATTGTGAATGAAATCACTCATACTTTTTATCCAATAAAAGTTCTCACTTCTTTTCCATGTTTgattttaggtttttcaaagaCTAGTTCCATTTTGAGTGTCAAGGAGGATCCAAAAGATGGAGGGTCTGACCACATTGCAGCACAGACTTTTGTATTCCGTGAATTGGCAGCTGCAACTAGAAATTTCAGGTCAGAATGTCTTTTGGGTGAAGGTGGATTTGGTCGAGTATACAAAGGACGTTTGGAAAGTACAAATCAGGTTATTCATGGTTGtctttttatttcattgaaCATGAAGCAATTAAGCAGCCCGAAGAGGTTTTACGAGTGCTTTACACATATACGTGTGTGTAGATATTTTCaaggctgtttttttttttcctttttcgggTTGGGGTGGATTGGGGGAtgattattttgaaattttcttcaTAAGAGACTACAGATTGCAAAGTATGGGATGAAGATTCTAGCTTACTAGGAGATTTACCTTCTAATATGCGATCGATGTAGTTGGTCATGGAATTTGAAACTTATCGTTGTGTTTGGTGTAGGTAGTAGCTATCAAACAACTTGATCGTGATGGATTGCAAGGGAACAGGGAATTCCTTGTTGAAGTGTTGATGTTGAGTCTTCTTCACCACCCCAATCTTGTTAATCTTATTGGTTATTGTGCGGATGGAGATCAAAGGCTTCTTGTTTATGAATATATGCGCCTAGGGTCCTTGGACGACCATTTACATGGTATCTATAACCTTTTgcattaactttcaaatttcaaatgcttCCTAACCTTTAATGATTCATTAGTTAGCTTTTCGGCGGAACTGGTTTCATAAGCTTCTTTTGCAGATGTGTTACCTGGTAAGAGACGACTTGATTGGAATACCCGAATGAAAATAGCCGTTGGGGCAGCGAAGGGATTGGAGTATCTACATGACAAAGCAAGTCCTCCTGTTATATACAGAGATTTGAAATGCTCCAACATATTGCTTGGTGAAGGGTATCATCCAAAGCTGTCTGATTTTGGTTTAGCCAAACTTGGGCCTGTTGGGGATAACACCCATGTATCTACAAGGGTAATGGGAACATATGGATATTGTGCTCCAGAGTATGCAATGACAGGGCAATTGACTCTTAAATCAGACGTTTATAGCTTTGGCGTAGTTCTTTTGGAAATTATAACAGGCAGGACAGCGATTGACAATACCAGAGGTGCAGGAGAACAGAATTTGGTTGCGTGGGTAAGAAATTCCGTTCGGTTCACATGTTTCATAATCTTTTAAGTAATGAAGCCTTTTGAGCTCCTTCATATTCCCATTTTTTCAGCTCTTTCATATTCTTAATAATTTGAGTGACCACCAATAAAGAATTCTGCAAATCAGAACTTATTCTGATACTTAACTCACATGTTACTACTTTGTTTTTTCAGGCAAGACCCTTGTTTAATGACCgaaagaaactttcacaaatgGCAGACCCAACGCTCCAGGGTCAGTATCCCCAAAGGGGCTTGTACCAAGCTCTTGCAGTTGCAGCAATGTGTGTTCAGGAGCAGCCTAATATGCGGCCAGTTATAGCTGATGTCGTCACAGCTTTGACTTACCTTGCTTCACAGAAGTATGACCATGAAACAGAGCCAGTCCAAAGCTCCCGTCTTGCCCCTTGTACTCCCCCTAGAACCAAGAGGGATAGTGAAAGGAAGGCTCAATTGCGGTAGTGGACACGCCAACCATCGCAATGTTATGATAATACCAGATACATGCTCATACAGTATGGAGTCTGAACTGATATTTATCGCGGATGATAACATGCCTTCAGACCCTAATTCTGAAAGTTTCTTCCCATCTCCATTTCGTGTCTCATCTGTCATCATCAGAAAATAGTGTTTCTCTtcattgttttttcttcttgaatataTACAGAGCCGGAATGCTGTACTATATCCTTGTGTGCCTTCGTGCAGTGATTTTTCATTggtatttttacatcttttttcttcaattatcTCTAGATCCCGTAGGTTTCGCTTCATACTACCTTCTCTTTTCAAGTTTTCGGGGGTATAGTTCTGCTGTGTTGTGTAAAATGTAATTTCTAAACCCAGTCAAGATTGCTTTGTattgctttttcttttgtttgtataTGTGAATGGATGGATGAACTTGGCTTAGAGCGCAAGGCAAGTTTATAACATATAAACAAGATTTACGCTTCGTTTTATAACATGTCGCGTACGATTATGCTTATCATTTGGAACCCGAAAACTCGAGTAAGAGTTTTCAATCTGAATCGGTTTCAAAGGTAGGAAAAATACTTTACCATGAGAAataaactatttattttacttcctAATTTTACTGTATCTAGCACTAGCTGTTTTCTGGAGTATGGGATTTTGCTGCAGTTTGGTCGTTCCAAGGCTCCTGAAAATGTGTAACTAAGTTGACGAAAATTATATGGTGCTCTAGGGTTCCCTGTACTTTTGGATTTTTGGCATTTGGATCATGGTCTTTGACCAAGAATCTAACGGCAAAAACTCTGAAGTATACTAAAAAATCTCCAAATCTTgttagaaaaacataaaaagataAGACTAATTATTAAGAGTTTTATTAAGGATAATGCCTAAGAATTCTGATACAGAAATCAAGAATTCTGACACAGAAAAAAATACAAGtgccaaacaaaaacaattttccaagtgaatattgatttttgtttcattttttggtAGCAAGATAATAATGTTTTCATGGTAAAACATGTAATCCATTTCCATTCCTCCCAAACCAAAAACGAAGAGCTAAGCAAAATAGTGAGGCAGCACCAACACCATCAACTGGGTGCACCGGAAACCTACCGAGTTTCATACTCTTCGCGGCAAAAAGCCGATGGTTTTCCATTCTCGCTTCGTTTATGGTGATGTCTGATTCAGGTACAATTTATCTGTTTGGAACCTATTCCAAAGAGCTCAAACCCACCTTTGGCTATGACCAAGAAACCTGCAACCTGCTGGGGTTCTTCAAGGACCTTGGGGCCAACATCAGCATTTTCGCAGGCTTAATAGCCGAGGTAACACCGACGTGGTTTGTGCTCCTCATTGGTGCGGCCACGAACTTCTTCGGCTACTTCATGATGTGGTTAGGCGTCACGGGAAAGATCGCGAAGCCGGAAATCTGGCACATGTGTGTCTACATGTACATTACAACAAATTCTCTGAGCTTTGTGAACAGGCATTATGGTTACTTGCGTCAAAAACTTCCCACAAAGCCGCGGCGTCATGATttgttgtgcggaagcgtcaaccaagtgtgagtgaaaaataaaccacaataactgacaaaagataaatggaacaataccaacaagaacaccaagatttatactggttcggcaatgcctacatccagtttggagacgacggagtattccactataatcaatgagaacatacaatagtgtttatcactcaatttcccaaagacccgaatatcccaaactctcacacttacaataggaagagaaaaccaaaaatacaaagcaagacaatttgagaaaattcttctctatgccaaatggcttcttgctatttttctttcttccttgtttccttgatgttgtgtttgagttatgcctacacctctttttataggccaaaggcctctcatcaagtcaaaagaattaggcataaatgcatccattctttgaccacaaattaggcataagagcgtccattttatttcccacatgtagcatgccaaccatc from Pyrus communis chromosome 17, drPyrComm1.1, whole genome shotgun sequence includes the following:
- the LOC137723024 gene encoding probable serine/threonine-protein kinase PBL7, with amino-acid sequence MGWMMIPCSGNSNCKAKTKKKRKNKIELQDKPLDQIKPTSGFSKTSSILSVKEDPKDGGSDHIAAQTFVFRELAAATRNFRSECLLGEGGFGRVYKGRLESTNQVVAIKQLDRDGLQGNREFLVEVLMLSLLHHPNLVNLIGYCADGDQRLLVYEYMRLGSLDDHLHDVLPGKRRLDWNTRMKIAVGAAKGLEYLHDKASPPVIYRDLKCSNILLGEGYHPKLSDFGLAKLGPVGDNTHVSTRVMGTYGYCAPEYAMTGQLTLKSDVYSFGVVLLEIITGRTAIDNTRGAGEQNLVAWARPLFNDRKKLSQMADPTLQGQYPQRGLYQALAVAAMCVQEQPNMRPVIADVVTALTYLASQKYDHETEPVQSSRLAPCTPPRTKRDSERKAQLR